A genome region from Natronolimnobius baerhuensis includes the following:
- a CDS encoding ABC transporter permease, whose amino-acid sequence MTTETNDVADATEQADKIEQQAHVTTKQRVLRQILADPLAMVGGSVIALVFAVAIFSAVDQFLLERRLITALLNDPYATNREARLLGPSVEYPMGTDHQGRDVMARVIYGTRTSIFVGVTAVTTAAVFGILIGAVTAYYGNLTDMIGMRAMDVLLAFPAILLAIGLLAVFGRGITNVIIAITIVYTPIFARVARSEFLSEKSEEYVDAARVIGYPDRRIMIRELLPNCLTSITVQFTFSLALAIIAEASLSFLGVGVSPITPSWGMMLSQARDYMTIAWWFSLFPGVSIAITVFSFNILGDSLRDALDPEEGSGGGGMI is encoded by the coding sequence ATGACGACTGAAACGAACGATGTAGCTGACGCAACTGAACAGGCGGACAAAATTGAACAACAGGCTCACGTCACGACGAAGCAGCGGGTTCTACGCCAGATCTTGGCGGACCCACTCGCGATGGTTGGTGGCAGCGTTATCGCACTCGTCTTTGCCGTCGCTATTTTCTCAGCGGTTGATCAATTCCTTCTCGAACGGCGATTGATCACGGCGCTGTTGAACGATCCGTACGCGACGAACCGCGAGGCTCGGTTGCTTGGCCCTAGCGTCGAATACCCAATGGGGACCGATCACCAGGGGAGAGACGTCATGGCTCGTGTTATCTATGGTACTCGTACGAGCATCTTCGTCGGTGTGACCGCGGTCACGACGGCGGCAGTGTTCGGGATCCTGATCGGGGCTGTGACTGCCTACTACGGGAACTTGACGGATATGATCGGGATGCGTGCGATGGACGTTCTGCTCGCGTTTCCAGCGATTTTGTTGGCGATCGGTCTGCTCGCAGTGTTTGGACGCGGAATCACCAACGTTATCATTGCGATCACGATCGTTTATACACCGATCTTCGCACGAGTTGCCCGAAGCGAGTTCCTCTCGGAAAAGTCCGAAGAATACGTCGATGCGGCTCGTGTTATCGGATATCCAGACCGTCGGATAATGATTCGTGAGCTGCTTCCAAATTGCCTGACGTCGATTACGGTACAGTTTACGTTCAGCCTCGCACTGGCTATCATCGCGGAAGCGTCGCTGTCATTCCTCGGTGTCGGCGTGTCACCAATTACGCCTTCGTGGGGAATGATGCTCTCACAGGCCCGCGACTACATGACCATCGCCTGGTGGTTTTCGCTGTTCCCCGGGGTCTCTATAGCGATCACCGTTTTCTCGTTCAACATCCTTGGTGACAGCTTACGCGATGCATTAGATCCCGAAGAAGGAAGCGGAGGAGGTGGGATGATATGA
- a CDS encoding ABC transporter ATP-binding protein, whose product MSLLEVTDLHTRFDTSEGTVHAVDGVDLNIEAGDIVGLVGESGSGKSVTARSIMRLINSPGEIADGEITFNETDILAADKSELRSIRGNRISMIFQDPQDAFNPTQTIGRQLHDVLRTHESGSVHPLMRILGRDHSSAYRERVVEALDRVGIPSPETRYDEYPHQFSGGMLQRAMIAMAVLCEPELILADEPTTALDVTVESRILLMFRELVDDLGISVLWITHDLSIVSELCDRVVVMYAGKIMEEGPTEDLLENPQHPYTRALLESVPRYDMPEKELFAIDGSIPSPHNMPQGCRFADRCPEAHERCYDDHPPMYERQETHAACYLLDDTNSKRPEPGVEE is encoded by the coding sequence ATGAGTCTACTCGAAGTTACTGACCTACACACGCGGTTCGACACATCAGAAGGAACCGTCCACGCCGTCGATGGCGTTGACCTGAACATCGAAGCCGGTGATATTGTTGGTCTCGTCGGCGAAAGCGGCAGCGGAAAAAGCGTTACCGCACGCTCAATTATGCGGCTAATCAACTCACCAGGTGAAATCGCCGATGGCGAAATTACCTTCAACGAGACAGATATCCTGGCCGCCGACAAATCCGAACTCCGCTCGATTCGAGGAAATCGGATCTCAATGATATTTCAGGATCCACAGGATGCGTTTAATCCGACACAGACGATCGGTCGTCAACTTCACGATGTCCTCCGAACCCACGAATCGGGATCCGTTCATCCACTTATGCGAATCCTCGGACGGGATCACTCCTCAGCGTACCGTGAACGCGTTGTCGAAGCGCTCGACCGCGTCGGCATTCCAAGTCCCGAAACGCGATATGACGAGTACCCACACCAGTTCTCGGGTGGGATGTTACAGCGCGCGATGATCGCAATGGCTGTCCTCTGTGAGCCGGAACTGATACTCGCTGATGAACCGACAACTGCCCTGGACGTCACTGTTGAGAGCCGAATTCTTTTGATGTTTCGAGAACTCGTTGACGATCTTGGTATCTCTGTTTTGTGGATCACACATGATCTCTCAATCGTCTCCGAACTCTGTGATCGTGTCGTCGTGATGTACGCTGGGAAAATTATGGAGGAGGGGCCAACCGAGGATCTTCTCGAAAATCCACAACACCCGTACACGCGCGCTCTCCTCGAGTCAGTACCGCGATACGATATGCCCGAAAAAGAGCTATTTGCGATCGACGGATCGATTCCGAGTCCACACAACATGCCTCAGGGCTGCCGATTCGCTGATCGTTGCCCGGAGGCGCACGAACGATGCTACGACGACCATCCACCGATGTACGAGCGTCAAGAGACGCACGCCGCGTGTTATCTCTTGGATGACACCAATAGTAAAAGACCGGAACCGGGGGTGGAAGAATGA
- a CDS encoding ABC transporter ATP-binding protein has translation MTLVQTEGLKKHFPVNSDFFSRYLSREAVHAVDGVDLTVERGQTLGLVGESGCGKSTLGRCLLRLLSPTEGSIYFDGEEITDLSQRQLRSRRRNMQMVFQNPRSSLNPRQTVGEILTNPIEFHNIAAGDEAEEIARTLLEDVGLAGNHVNRYPHEFSGGQQQRIGIARALSVNPDFIVLDEPVSALDVSVQAQILQLIEQIKTEYDLTLVFISHDLNVVRHVCDEVAVMYLGEIVENAPVDKLFENPMHPYSQALLNSVALPDASKSVDRENVINEDLPSPINPPSGCRFHTRCPEVMDECRSNKPSLCTRVDSDTQTSRLAKCHLYDRK, from the coding sequence ATGACACTCGTACAGACGGAAGGGCTAAAGAAGCACTTTCCAGTGAATTCTGATTTCTTCTCTCGCTACCTCTCGAGAGAGGCCGTACACGCCGTTGATGGCGTCGATTTGACCGTCGAGAGAGGGCAAACGCTTGGATTGGTTGGAGAGAGTGGGTGCGGGAAGAGTACGCTCGGTCGATGTCTACTCAGATTGTTGTCGCCCACCGAAGGGAGCATCTACTTTGACGGTGAGGAAATCACCGATCTGAGCCAGCGACAGTTGCGATCGCGTCGCCGGAACATGCAAATGGTGTTTCAAAATCCACGCAGCAGTCTCAACCCGAGACAGACTGTCGGAGAGATCCTCACGAACCCTATCGAGTTCCACAACATCGCGGCCGGCGACGAGGCAGAGGAAATCGCACGGACGTTACTCGAGGATGTTGGGTTAGCGGGTAATCACGTCAACCGATATCCACACGAATTCTCTGGGGGCCAACAGCAACGAATCGGCATTGCCAGGGCACTGTCGGTCAATCCTGACTTCATCGTTCTCGACGAACCTGTCTCCGCGCTCGATGTCAGTGTTCAGGCCCAGATTTTACAGCTTATTGAACAAATCAAAACAGAGTATGATCTTACGCTCGTGTTTATCAGCCACGATCTCAACGTTGTTAGACACGTCTGTGACGAGGTCGCTGTAATGTATCTTGGTGAAATCGTTGAGAACGCCCCAGTCGATAAACTGTTCGAAAACCCGATGCATCCGTATTCTCAAGCGCTTCTGAATTCTGTTGCGCTCCCGGACGCATCGAAGTCGGTCGACAGAGAGAACGTAATCAACGAAGACCTTCCGTCGCCGATCAACCCTCCCAGTGGATGTCGATTCCATACTAGGTGCCCCGAAGTGATGGATGAGTGTCGTTCAAATAAGCCATCACTGTGTACCCGGGTTGACTCAGACACACAAACGTCACGGCTGGCAAAATGCCACTTGTACGATAGAAAGTAA
- a CDS encoding tyrosine-type recombinase/integrase: protein MQSPLTAFATYCENQGIERVDELTTDDLRDYGLELRSASIDGDIAGSTANTYFRYIRAFLSFCVRDGKLDTNPADTEAAEEFLPEDTPTRDTQFWEPDQRKRLLEYADERVRMARDETIDTPLERAYRDRTIVVLLAELGLRGAELFRDPNDDARDGLQWGDVDLANGRLEVFGKSREYETVGLTRDAQDALERLQRVQDPPTDEWPLFPTDHAASKYDAVETATGERPPTGTDIDAVCREQRIAPSSITKEAGRQILKQLTAEAGIELTGDADYLQPHGARRALGAELYKQGHSELAQSALRHSSIETTHEAYSDIKAEDIAKSIDEVRE from the coding sequence ATGCAATCGCCGCTCACTGCCTTCGCCACGTACTGCGAGAACCAGGGCATCGAACGCGTCGATGAGCTGACCACCGACGACCTTCGTGACTACGGTCTCGAGTTGCGAAGTGCATCCATTGATGGCGACATTGCGGGTTCGACAGCGAATACGTACTTCCGGTATATTCGCGCGTTCCTCTCGTTTTGCGTTCGGGATGGGAAACTCGACACGAATCCTGCCGACACTGAAGCCGCCGAAGAGTTCCTTCCCGAAGATACGCCGACACGGGACACCCAGTTCTGGGAACCCGACCAACGGAAGCGGTTACTCGAGTACGCCGACGAACGCGTCCGTATGGCACGTGACGAGACGATTGATACACCACTCGAGCGGGCCTACCGCGACCGGACAATTGTCGTGTTGCTCGCCGAACTCGGGTTGCGTGGGGCCGAACTCTTTCGCGACCCGAACGACGATGCCCGTGACGGGCTTCAGTGGGGAGACGTCGATCTCGCGAACGGCCGACTCGAAGTCTTCGGAAAGTCCCGCGAGTACGAGACCGTCGGACTGACCAGAGATGCACAAGATGCCCTCGAGCGCCTACAGCGGGTTCAAGACCCACCGACTGACGAGTGGCCGCTGTTCCCGACCGACCACGCTGCGAGCAAGTACGACGCTGTTGAAACGGCGACGGGCGAACGACCTCCGACCGGAACCGATATCGACGCCGTCTGTCGTGAGCAACGGATTGCCCCGTCGTCGATCACCAAAGAGGCCGGTCGACAGATCCTCAAACAGTTGACTGCCGAGGCTGGGATTGAACTCACCGGCGACGCTGACTATCTCCAACCACATGGCGCACGGCGAGCACTGGGTGCTGAGTTGTACAAACAAGGCCACTCGGAGCTAGCCCAATCGGCGCTGCGGCACTCGTCGATAGAAACGACTCACGAGGCGTATTCGGATATCAAAGCGGAGGACATTGCCAAGTCAATCGACGAGGTGCGAGAGTGA
- a CDS encoding transposase: MSVTQPTQSPFDHDRYFTFTVNDETYNGSIHFQTHYAENPDFVEVLRNSFFRNGTLNDTRAGWHRNTTSFHAWVKSHMLRLAWDCQETHLRHFLKVFPTVCRDFGFPVEHDQDMSGAPSQSRLWEMWNKEFTDVQREFVRVATEEALSFAREQGIPAPDPIFRPEEHNITTKRSKQRLVAEKTKEVWQQAKPFVTDTFYLKRAENSVIHENAFWEQHAYMGMRENMYAQSGQHSFYIDSQRDRTPSASNHRYQIGKLTVEETRSMLHETTRMLISRARHNSELVGKLWAAIDITKGNPWTGKVKRDEDNNISEDWILGYKDGEVYYQWATIQIIGYDIPLVLDAVPVKRGMERADIVDSLLENALDLVDDIELVMMDREFDSAGVKVACDKHGVYYLNGARKHQSERATCTRLCRSEKTVHIEEETVSDGPNRKRMYLPSSANNDFDMENEDGGHETEERTDIREQMRNDLSDLGIKLNEDGSQQGFRSLTKEIREDEADEPTVGSKEDAQKYALFETNHPSVTLDDNDSEVERTHMVERMVRRYRHRWGIENGYKQIKTFRVRTTSKRHTYRFFNFVFACVLYNVWRLVDLLVKLAIEGENSTYEPCVDANQFLTVAKKYYGLDPPD, translated from the coding sequence GTGTCGGTAACTCAACCTACTCAATCCCCGTTCGACCACGATAGGTACTTCACATTTACCGTCAACGACGAGACTTACAACGGAAGCATCCACTTCCAGACCCACTACGCCGAGAATCCTGATTTTGTCGAAGTTCTACGAAATTCCTTCTTCCGCAACGGAACTCTCAATGATACCCGTGCTGGCTGGCATCGGAACACCACGTCATTTCATGCGTGGGTGAAATCACACATGCTTCGGCTCGCATGGGACTGCCAAGAAACCCATCTTCGCCATTTTCTCAAAGTCTTCCCTACCGTCTGCCGCGACTTTGGATTCCCCGTTGAACACGACCAAGATATGAGTGGAGCGCCGAGCCAGTCACGGCTCTGGGAAATGTGGAACAAGGAATTCACCGACGTACAGCGTGAATTCGTTCGAGTAGCCACTGAGGAAGCCCTCTCCTTTGCCCGCGAACAAGGCATTCCTGCTCCTGACCCCATTTTTCGGCCTGAGGAACACAATATCACCACAAAGCGGAGTAAACAGCGGCTTGTCGCGGAGAAGACCAAGGAAGTCTGGCAACAGGCCAAACCGTTCGTCACGGATACGTTCTACCTGAAACGGGCCGAAAACAGCGTGATTCATGAGAACGCGTTCTGGGAACAACATGCGTACATGGGTATGCGCGAGAATATGTACGCCCAGAGTGGTCAGCACTCTTTCTACATTGACTCCCAGCGCGACCGCACGCCGAGCGCGTCGAACCACCGCTATCAGATAGGCAAACTCACTGTCGAGGAAACGCGCTCGATGCTCCATGAAACCACTCGGATGCTAATCTCCCGCGCCCGTCACAACTCCGAACTCGTCGGCAAACTCTGGGCTGCAATCGACATCACAAAGGGAAATCCGTGGACAGGCAAAGTCAAGCGGGACGAGGACAACAATATCTCTGAGGATTGGATTCTCGGCTACAAAGACGGTGAAGTGTACTACCAGTGGGCAACTATCCAGATTATTGGGTACGACATTCCACTCGTTCTGGACGCGGTTCCAGTCAAACGCGGGATGGAGCGAGCCGACATCGTGGATAGTTTGCTGGAAAATGCGCTTGACCTCGTAGACGACATCGAACTTGTGATGATGGACAGAGAGTTCGATAGTGCGGGCGTGAAAGTCGCGTGCGACAAGCACGGTGTCTACTACCTGAACGGCGCACGAAAGCACCAGTCAGAAAGAGCGACGTGTACACGGCTCTGTCGCTCTGAGAAGACGGTTCACATTGAAGAGGAAACAGTTTCAGATGGTCCGAATCGCAAGCGGATGTACCTCCCATCAAGCGCGAACAACGACTTCGATATGGAGAACGAAGATGGGGGTCATGAAACAGAGGAGAGGACAGACATCCGTGAGCAGATGCGCAATGACCTCAGTGACCTCGGTATTAAACTAAATGAAGATGGTTCTCAGCAGGGTTTCCGTTCTCTCACAAAAGAAATTCGAGAAGATGAGGCAGATGAACCGACCGTGGGGAGTAAAGAGGATGCACAGAAGTACGCGCTGTTTGAAACGAACCACCCCAGCGTGACGCTGGATGATAACGATAGCGAGGTTGAGCGCACCCACATGGTTGAGCGGATGGTTCGCCGCTATCGCCACCGCTGGGGCATCGAGAATGGCTACAAGCAAATCAAGACGTTTCGTGTCCGCACGACGAGTAAACGCCACACGTATCGGTTCTTCAATTTCGTGTTTGCGTGCGTGCTGTACAACGTCTGGCGGCTTGTGGATTTGCTTGTAAAACTCGCTATTGAGGGTGAAAATTCGACATACGAGCCGTGTGTAGACGCCAATCAGTTTCTCACCGTAGCGAAGAAATACTACGGTCTTGACCCGCCCGACTAA
- the dgoD gene encoding galactonate dehydratase, which translates to MTTSDGTVGWGEPVVEGRAKTVRTAVEELMDNYLLDEDPSRIEHHWQRLYRGGFYRGGPILMSAISGIDQALWDIKAKRFDAPLYELLGGAARDRIRVYQWIGGDRPSDVGQAAVEKVDSGFTALKMNGTPEMRRVDSPAAVQAARDRLAEVRNAVGDDVDIGVDFHGRVSKPMAKRLVEALEPYEPTFIEEPVLPEHNDSLPEIAQHTTIPIATGERMYSRWDFKSLFEQGVADVIQPDLSHAGGITEVKKIASMAEAYDVAVTPHCPLGPIALASCIQVDACTPNTLIQEQSLNIHYNQTSDVLDYLADPTVFEYDDGYVSLPTEPGLGIDIDEDVVRERATQDVDWHNPVWRHDDGSVAEW; encoded by the coding sequence ATCACGACGAGCGACGGCACGGTTGGTTGGGGAGAGCCAGTCGTCGAAGGACGAGCCAAAACCGTCCGTACTGCCGTCGAGGAACTGATGGACAACTACCTCCTCGATGAAGACCCGTCACGGATCGAACACCACTGGCAACGCCTCTACCGCGGTGGCTTCTATCGCGGCGGGCCGATTCTTATGAGCGCCATCTCGGGAATCGACCAGGCGCTGTGGGACATCAAAGCAAAGCGGTTCGATGCGCCACTCTACGAACTACTCGGTGGCGCCGCCCGCGACCGAATCCGTGTCTACCAGTGGATCGGTGGCGACCGCCCCAGCGACGTCGGCCAGGCCGCAGTCGAAAAGGTTGACAGCGGCTTTACCGCCCTGAAAATGAACGGCACCCCGGAGATGCGACGTGTCGATTCCCCTGCAGCCGTCCAAGCGGCTCGAGACCGACTGGCCGAAGTCCGCAACGCCGTTGGTGACGATGTCGACATTGGCGTTGACTTCCATGGCCGCGTCAGCAAACCGATGGCTAAGCGACTCGTCGAGGCTCTCGAGCCCTACGAGCCGACGTTCATCGAAGAGCCAGTCCTGCCGGAACACAATGACTCGCTCCCGGAAATCGCTCAACACACGACGATCCCGATCGCGACCGGAGAGCGAATGTACTCCCGGTGGGATTTCAAATCGCTGTTCGAGCAGGGCGTCGCCGACGTGATCCAACCGGATCTCTCCCACGCTGGCGGCATTACCGAAGTCAAGAAAATTGCGAGCATGGCAGAGGCCTACGACGTTGCCGTTACGCCACACTGTCCGCTCGGCCCAATCGCACTGGCTTCGTGTATTCAGGTCGATGCCTGTACGCCGAACACGCTGATACAGGAACAGAGCCTCAATATCCACTACAATCAGACGAGCGACGTGCTCGATTATCTGGCTGATCCAACCGTTTTCGAGTACGACGACGGCTACGTCAGCCTGCCCACAGAACCCGGGTTAGGTATCGACATTGATGAGGATGTCGTCCGCGAACGAGCAACACAAGACGTTGACTGGCACAATCCGGTCTGGAGGCACGACGACGGCAGCGTCGCCGAGTGGTAA